In Deltaproteobacteria bacterium, a genomic segment contains:
- a CDS encoding NAD(P)H-dependent oxidoreductase: MQILVLYHSKTKNTLKLAEAIAGGVKEVSGVEAVLRSTEEVTKEDFVNSAGVIAGSPVYFGCMAAELKSVFDRFVGVRKKMENKVGAAFTTSGDVSGGKETTMISILQVMLIYGMIIVGDPMDATGHYGVSCVGKPDSPALTNGAKLGARVAELAQRLAK; this comes from the coding sequence ATGCAGATTCTGGTGCTGTATCACTCGAAAACGAAAAACACGCTGAAACTGGCCGAGGCCATAGCCGGTGGCGTTAAAGAAGTGTCCGGGGTTGAAGCGGTTCTACGGTCCACCGAAGAGGTGACCAAGGAGGACTTCGTGAATTCGGCGGGCGTGATAGCCGGGTCTCCGGTTTATTTTGGGTGCATGGCCGCGGAATTGAAGTCCGTGTTCGACCGCTTTGTGGGTGTTCGAAAAAAGATGGAAAATAAGGTGGGCGCCGCCTTTACGACTTCCGGAGACGTTTCCGGCGGCAAAGAGACCACCATGATAAGTATTTTGCAGGTCATGCTTATCTACGGTATGATCATTGTTGGCGATCCTATGGACGCCACGGGCCATTACGGCGTTTCCTGCGTAGGAAAGCCGGACAGTCCGGCCCTGACGAACGGCGCCAAGTTGGGAGCCAGGGTGGCGGAATTGGCCCAGCGGCTGGCCAAATAG
- a CDS encoding zinc ribbon domain-containing protein: MPIYEYECTCCGRITEAWQRFSEDPLTCCEHCKGELKKLISQSSFHLKGTGWYATDYARKSSSYSPPGPTKPSAGKDSGESANKSDSGSKKTDSSD, translated from the coding sequence ATGCCGATATATGAATACGAGTGCACATGTTGCGGAAGAATTACGGAAGCGTGGCAGCGCTTTTCCGAGGATCCGCTCACGTGTTGCGAACATTGCAAGGGCGAGCTGAAGAAATTGATTTCGCAGAGTTCTTTTCACCTGAAGGGAACCGGGTGGTACGCAACGGACTATGCTCGAAAATCTTCTTCGTATTCCCCCCCCGGCCCTACGAAACCATCGGCCGGCAAAGACTCAGGGGAGTCGGCGAACAAGAGCGACAGCGGCTCCAAGAAGACCGACTCGTCCGACTAA